The DNA segment TGAAATCAATCAAGGTTTGATTAGAGCGTGAAGTAAAGAGAGTATGGGATGAAACGGATCCAGAGAGAAGAGtaagagaagaggaggaagtcGAAGAGAAGAACGGCAAGATCACCGAAGTCGGAAGAAGGAATGATTGAGAAAGAAAGACGAAGCCCTAATAatcgaaaaaatctaaaaccagAAGCCCAAAATCAATTATACCAAACACGAAGCCCAAACGAAATTATTAAGAGATGACATGTCTCTTTGCTGCACTATCATTGGTGGAATTTCCGATCCGACGTGGCACCCTTAAGGAGCCTGCATATCGCCCTTTTAATAGAGTAAGATTACTTTAACCATCAGCCAATATTATGATTacttgaatatatttatttattcatacaattttaatcaaaaaatcaaatagGAACACGCACAGAGATAGAAAAAATTTCATAACACAAGCAAAAAAAGATTGAATTTCAATGAAACAATGGCAGTAGTGTATCTCTTTCTCACGTTAAGTATCactcaaaaataataataataacaccaAACTTTTCAACTGTAGCAAAAGAATATTATATCCAGAGACTGCTTAGATGATTTTGCTGAAAGCCTCAAGTTCAGCAAGAGGATTCCGTCTTGGTCCTGTACCTGTAcagaactctcttcttcttcttgctagAGACATTGTCAACGGTGAGAACAATCTTACCAGACTCACTGTTCTTGAAACTGTTCCTGACCGGACCTTCATTAGAACCGATCTTCTTCACCTTTTGGACAATTATGGTGTAAGCTCCTTCATCTGCTGGCACAAACTCTTCCTTGTAATTCACTTCCCATCCCAAAACAGCAACGTCCCAAACCAATGTTCCTTCAgtctatgaaacaaaaaaaaaagaaccccAAAAGCATTAGTAGACCAGACCGATCTATTACAACTCCGGACAAAAGAAAGAGGTTTGGTTTGTGAATTCTTACCTCAGTAGCTGGGATCTCGATGGTTTCAGATGATCCAGGCTTCACAACAACTTCAGAAACAGCTTCGTTGGAGAATTCATTATCATCATCTCTTTTGAATCCACCGTACTGAACAGGGATCTCCTCTGCTGGAATGTACCTTCATCAAGCCACAATGCAGCATATGATGTTATGATAAAGATTAGAGACATTCAAAGAATATTAGGAGGGGTGGTTATTAGGATTGGGTGCTTACTTGAGAAGAGTCTCTGTGGCATTAGCTGGACGAGTCACAACAAACTTGCTCTTGGTTCGTTGTGTTAAGAATGGAGACAGGAAAGTGCTGACGGCGTAGAACCATAAGGGAACGTTGATGAATACCTGTAGAACACACAAAACAATTACAGAAGTCAGGAGACTGAATCAATGAGACAGtgactgatgatgatgaatgaaCTCACGTTTTTGGAAACAAGCTCCGGGTAGTTGTCCTGCAAAGCTACTATGGCGTTCTTGATTGCAACCCATAGCTCTGTCTTGGAAAGTCCAGGGCAGTTTTTGAGGTCATGGATCTGGAGAAGAGAAGTAACACCACCTGGTTTCAGATCGAGCTTCTGGATTCCCTTCTCCATCAGCTGAAACCTCCATCTCAACAGATTCTCTCTGCTTTGCTCTGATCCAAATGTCGTCTGGTAGACATTGTAACAAACCGGGCGTGATTCACGGTCCAGACCGTTCATATAAGCTGCAGAGGCAAGATCCTCGCCAAAGTCTTCCCCAAGGACCGAATCAATCTTCTGTTCCTTTCTCCATTTGAGAGTTTTCTTGAGCATCTCAAAGGCATCATTGACTTTGAAGTCTCTCGCTCTCAGGAACTTCAAGAGGATTACATCTGTGCCTTCAGCTCCTTTGCTTGGAAGTAGCGGCACTCCCCATAGCTCGATATCGTTATCCACaatctcatcttcttcctcctgcTCCACAGTGGCTTCTTTGGTAACAACAGCCTCCTcggttttcttctcttcttctgcaaTCTCAGCCTCTTTGGTGTCGACAACATCAGCCTCAgtctttacttcttcttctttggggCTTTCCTTTTGAACAACATCCTCAATTGTCTCAGCTTTGGCTTCCTCGGTCACAACAGCATCAGTCTTTGCTTCTTCTTTGGGGCGTTCCTCAGCTTTGGCTTCTTCTGTAACAACAGCCTTGTCCTCTTCAGCCTTCTTCTTCTCAACCACCTTCACAGgagtctctttcttcttcttaaagAGCGTGTTCTCAACAATTGCTTCTTCAAGCTTTGTCTTCAGATCACTCAAAGCCTTCTTCTCAGAATCCTTCAAATCAGAGAAGAAATCACTCTCCTCTTTAAAAGAAGAACTCTTCTCCACAACCTTAGCCTCGCTCCCATCAACTTCTTCCTCCACAACAGCTTTCACTGTTGTCTCCTCCACAGGAGCAACAGCAGAGGCAATAACAACCTCAGACTCCACCTGCTTCTCCTCAACCTTAACTTCTGCAGTCATATCTATCTTTCGCCTGTAACCAACATTCAAACAATCTTAACTCCTAATTCTTGTACTAAAATAGGAAACTAATTCACTAGTTGAGATCTCAAATCAAAGCGTGATTCTTAGtaaaccctaatcaaggaaTCGAACAATCACTATATGAGCAAATCAAATCAAGAATATAAGAGACGCAAAGAGGATTACCACTTACCTTTAAATAAGATGATGAGAGAGTTTCTACGAATCTTCAGAATCTCTCAACTCGACTTGGTCTTCTTCCTTTGGTTCTAGTTCTAGGTAGGGTTTTGAGTTGAGAAGAGAGAGGAGGAGAGGATTGAGCTtttatgaagagaagaaagaaccCTAGTATTGGGCTGGGCCCCACCGACTCTTACCAACGGTCACATGATT comes from the Brassica napus cultivar Da-Ae chromosome A7, Da-Ae, whole genome shotgun sequence genome and includes:
- the LOC111199204 gene encoding patellin-4-like, with product MTAEVKVEEKQVESEVVIASAVAPVEETTVKAVVEEEVDGSEAKVVEKSSSFKEESDFFSDLKDSEKKALSDLKTKLEEAIVENTLFKKKKETPVKVVEKKKAEEDKAVVTEEAKAEERPKEEAKTDAVVTEEAKAETIEDVVQKESPKEEEVKTEADVVDTKEAEIAEEEKKTEEAVVTKEATVEQEEEDEIVDNDIELWGVPLLPSKGAEGTDVILLKFLRARDFKVNDAFEMLKKTLKWRKEQKIDSVLGEDFGEDLASAAYMNGLDRESRPVCYNVYQTTFGSEQSRENLLRWRFQLMEKGIQKLDLKPGGVTSLLQIHDLKNCPGLSKTELWVAIKNAIVALQDNYPELVSKNVFINVPLWFYAVSTFLSPFLTQRTKSKFVVTRPANATETLLKYIPAEEIPVQYGGFKRDDDNEFSNEAVSEVVVKPGSSETIEIPATETEGTLVWDVAVLGWEVNYKEEFVPADEGAYTIIVQKVKKIGSNEGPVRNSFKNSESGKIVLTVDNVSSKKKKRVLYRYRTKTESSC